CACTATACTGTCTGTGGTTCGGCCGCTGGCGGGAGACATGCAGcttgacaaaaacatgaactgtGCACCAcaagtcttgtttttttttgtgttttttttttacatttactaaTTACCAGATCAGTCAATAATCAGTTAatctgtaaaatactgtaatctgagcacagtgttACATGTCGTTACATGTCTAATGTGTATCTATAAGCTAACACTTGTCTCTCACCAAGACACCTGCCCTGTTCTCCACCGGTTCTCCTCACACCACAACTAAATTTGTCTCCTCTGACCATTGTTCTATCTAATCCTGGCCTGTCCTTGCTCTCTTGGCCACATAGCAGGCTAATTGTATGGCTGTGGTCAGTCATGTGAGTATGAATAAACattctcattttcctcagtgTCCGAACTGTCATTGTgatccattgttttcctattATTTAAATTGACCGCACTCCCTCCCGTTACGTCACTTCCAGTTTGGCATTTTttcagatttgaaaaaaaaaaaaattctcacattttctcacaaaaacgaCTTTAGAAGCCTCAGTAGCTTATTTATACAAACTTCTATCATGACATGAAACTCTAATGgacaggctaataggtcctttaactcaacctgctcatacatgagtagcatttgccttagcagtgcagtgcacttcagaaatcatctgAAAATCAACATCTAAGATAAGTACACAGGTTTTTATGCTATatcactgtgtgtttttgtgtagtCTGCGCTTTAGATTCTTTGTCACGTCAACAGTCCTGTTTTAATACTTAGAGTGAAATACTAAGCACATTAGCAGCTAGCGCATATGCAATGTTGTATAAGGATACAGAGGCAAGCTTGCTGAACTCTTTAAGTGGAAAACAGGCTTCGCTTTTGTATTCACATTTCTAACGGAGCTACAGTAttttgtgcagcagcagcatggataaagccgggtgcacactgtgcgatttttttttttttttaacaatccTTTACGATACACTTGTCAGACTGTAtgaacatgatcctcatgtcacactgtggggtCTCAGCCGTCAtttatgtcagactgtacgacagtCAGAATGCGTTAATAATGGACGCACACATGAAAACTTGTctggagttttacatcatcaacccaCACACATTCGGTGAcagtgagctgcattacacacGGGACTGAAATGGTGACTAACAAAGACATCGCTAGcattaattttgatcacggcttgtcttgaaaaatgaAGACAATTTGAAGTTTGTTGTAGGAGAAGTCATACTGCATGACTGTGctccaaatcttctgacactggcAGAATTTCGtctgaggtaaaatttgatTGCAACGGTTATTAATCGACTGTCGGTGAACctgtcaaactagcgatcaaagactacagattttagcctaggattacaggaatcttttaggattctcaaaatttgtctcagacatccaaatcgtggccaaaatcgcGAAGTGTGAAACCAGCTTAACAAATTCAGATTGCAATGTAGCCAATATCAACAACAATAGAACTCAGCAGACATTGCAGTTTAGTTTTATCTAGTCAGAAATCACTCTGCTTAAAACGCAGAGGTATTCGTTTAACAACACGAGTGTTAATAGCAGACTCGTTCCAGTGTGGGCAGCTCAATGATGTAGTGGCACTTTCTGGGTTCACTACTAAGATGAGTGAGCGGTTTCACGTGGTTTCATATGTTTTCATTAATAAGTGTTTATGCTGCTGTGAGGACCGACAGTCGGTTGCACACTGCAGAGTTTAGGAAGCGATTTGGAATTCACTGTCAAATTGCATTGATTGACATAACCATTGCACGggacaaaaatataatataccATAGTAACGCATTAGCATGTAACTCAGACAATAGATGTATAGAAATATtgattcaaaaatattttgagttttattCAATATCATTCATTAATGTCACGTAAATCTAAATGTTTCACAGTACATTGCTATTCTTATGGTGGAGACGTTGCTTACACAGCATCTGTATTAAAGCACCCTCACTAAAAGTTTTGGAAATTTCCAGATTCTGGAACTGGGCTGTGCATTCATGTCTTAACATGAACCTTTTCCTTTGATCTACAAGACATCATCTATGCCTTATTTGTCTTAGAAGGGTGTTTACAGTCTTACATTCAATGTAGGAATAAGATACAAGcatacagcagcagcagcgataCATATTTTATAAAGCAGCAAGCATCACTGCAACAAAGCATAGTGGACATGAGAAAACATATTACCACTTTTCAAGGGTGATGTTTTCATTTACCTACATGTGTTTCAGCCTGGGTTCAGCTGAATGTGTGTTAGAGCCATGCTGATTATTTTTCCATTGTCCGAATTACCTCCACTTTTACAATAGGAGTATAGAGGGTTTGACAGCGACAATTATCAAATGATTCTAAATCATTAGGAACAAAAGCGGcggcagttttgtttttttccttaagtagaatagggaaggcataggacattcagcgtaaacgttttgaagaatgcggaaacgggaagtacgttcaaggcgatattttgtgtttataaagcataaacagttgtatttttttcaaaaaatgatTTGCTAgatgctagataagacccttattcctcgtttagtatcgtttaaagccctttgaagctgcactgaaactgcaatttggaccttcaacctgttggtagccgttgaaatccactatatggagaaaaatcctggaatgttttcctcaaaaaccttaatttcttttcgactgacaaaagaaagacatgaacatcttggatgacatggggggtgagtaaattatcaggaaaagtttatttaaaagtggactaatactttaaaatcaagagttgtatttgttaacattagttaatgcactagtgaactaacatgaacaaaaaattaactgctgtatttttattaactaacgttaacaaagattaacaagtacagtaacaaatgtattgctcatggttagtttatgttagttaatacattaactaatattaacaaataaacattgtaaagtgttaccggaaaATTAATGCTGTAGACTACTCTATTCTGAGTTCTGAACAAAAAGcattataaaataatcaaaatgaaataatacagTATCATGATTTTTTGATGTGTGTGACATGTTtcaagatcctctttatcatgCTGTGGTGAGACTGCAGTCAGTAAATCTCTTCTGGCATGAGAAAACGGAGTTTAAAAGATTGCTAAGTGACTGCAGTAAAGAAACAATGAAATATGAGAGTGATGTATTAAGTAATgatgtattaaagggatagttcacccaaaaatgaaaaattgatgtttatctgcttacccccagcgcatccaagatgtaggtgactttgtttcttcagtagaacacaaatgatgattttttttaactgcaaccgttgccgtctgtcagtcaaataatgggagtgaatgggaactcgatcaataagagttgaaaaaacttgcatagacaaatccaaattaaaccctgcggctcgtgacgacacattgatgtcctaagacacgaaacgctctgacaacggcagtgatgtcttgcgcttatacttcaatgactgctagacattacttccgttgtcagagcgtgatcagatcTCACTAaccgaatgctgaacgcagttggacatagtggtgttttagaggtaaaaaatgatataattactgttcagtttctcgcacaaaccagtCGTTTCGTGTTTTaggacatttttcatttttgggtgaactatccttttaagttCCTTTATGCagtctaaaatattttttagcatTGGTGTGAAGATGTGACACAGGCATTTTTAGGGTAATTGGAATATTTCCTGCATTTAATCTCATTACGGTGTTATGTTGATTTCAGAAAGAGCTGAGTATTTATTATGTAGAGCAGATTGCAccctaaagaaaacaaagcaAGTGAAATTATGTTGAGGATGAATGTAGCTGTCTGAAAATGCTGTGCTGAGCAGAGATCAGGTCAATGCTTCTACTGTGTACCCTGAGGTGCTAAATCGTTTCAATCACGTCCCTACCTCtaaattggattttttttttcaatagcaTCTTTAATTCTGGAACTCGTTCATACTGAATGCAAAGGTGAATGTGAATTTTTGTTCTGCAATTTATGTGATTTAATATTTGATGAAAACACTTCACAGTGTTTGTTCTTCTAGTGAAGAGAAACAGCACAAAAGCAGGGATATTCAGGCACACAGGAATCTATGCCCTCAGAACTCTGTAGAAAGCTCCACGTTCTACGCGTCACCCATAAACATTTAGGCTAAACTGTTTGTTTTTAGCACACTTCAGAGTGTGGTACAACCAGATCTATTTTCCATGGTTAAAAAGTTTTCTCTGAAATCAGCACAGAATCAGTCCAcagatttttctcttttttttgggGCCTTGAGGTTTTTTGCaaaagtgtgtttgtgtaagtgTAATGTGTGCTGTAGCAGACGTTCACTGGTGGGTCATTCTGCCATTGTAGGAAATGTTTCCGGTTGGTCCAGTAGCCAATATCCTGTCAGTCAGCCCCTCTCTGGGGAAAGAAACTTCATTAATATGTCATTGTGATTGTCATACTATATTAAGATCAGCTGTGCTTAATAATGTCCTTCCCTGGGGCTGCTGTCCAGCTGCCATAGTGTTCTCACTGACCTTCACTTGCGATCTTTATTGAGTCCTGACCTACAGTAGCATAGGTGGAGTCAAGAAATAACATAGACATAGATGTTTTTCTGACACCATGTGGTAGTTTATGTGTTGATATAAATCTCAAACACTCTACTGTTGCTCACAGTTTCACTTgctgaaatacatttttacagctGTTTGAGTGACCTGTGAAAGACGTGTTCGCGTGTTTGGTAAAACAATATGCCCTATTTTTGCAGTTTGTTTAATGACGCTAGTACAGTGGACAGTAATTGCACAGCTTTAAATAACAACCCAATGTACATTAGAGCAttaactgataacaaaaataagaagaaacacatctatttaaaatataatcaaatgtGATACATTGATTTCTGGtccttttatttcttttctctGTGAATTATTATGGGAATTATTATAATAGAATAGTAAAGTAACTACAGTCAAACTAAAATTTATTCAGATTCCTTGAACAtttctgtcacagacacgtcaggctccacagTCACCCAATCACAAtgcactccctcaccagagtacTAATCATCCACACCTGTCACGCATCAGCACCATCATCACAGGCACTACAAAAGACACAGCAGCACACACAGTCACTGTCTGGTCTCGTTAACGCATACCtacctgttatgcttacctctaGGACTCCTCCAACGATtacctacctgtctccagcgttcTCCACATCTCCTAGTGTTCTCCTCGTCTCCCGTGAGTGTCTCTGTGTCTGGTCTGCTCCTCATCTGCCTGCCATCCACGATCCCTGGGAAAACAAGACAAGTACCAGTTCCACGATCACCCCTGCCATGAATTATACCTGCCATCACTTACCTGCACTCTGCTTGCCATctctggttgttcaataaacacTATTTGTATTTTGCCTGTGTCTCCGTCCCCTTCTgtctgtaacagaagaccggaccggACCGTACCGTCTGAATAACCCAGATGAGCGCTCCCAACCCCTTTCAATATCTGGTGGATGCACTTCGTCGCATGCTCACCAGCACTCCCACAACAACACCACTAGCGGCCACTTCCGCATTCCCCGCTGCATCTCCTTCGCCACCCGCGgtcgccagtcccatggccaaaccggcacCCTTCTCTGGCTCAGCGGAGAACTGCAACGGGTTCCTGCTACAGTGTTTACTGGTCCTGGATATGCAACCACACCTGTATCCCACCGAC
This DNA window, taken from Megalobrama amblycephala isolate DHTTF-2021 linkage group LG4, ASM1881202v1, whole genome shotgun sequence, encodes the following:
- the zswim7 gene encoding zinc finger SWIM domain-containing protein 7 isoform X5 is translated as MDSSLRSVAEQLLKDLQRTYSETNQNCDLCLALVLFRRWTWWTNALSHVCHLPAVERLFRTPPTITYLSPAFSTSPSVLLVSRECLCVWSAPHLPAIHDPWENKTSTSSTITPAMNYTCHHLPALCLPSLVVQ